From a single Nicotiana tomentosiformis chromosome 2, ASM39032v3, whole genome shotgun sequence genomic region:
- the LOC104114495 gene encoding protein trichome birefringence-like 19 — MELPFGKYSTSTQRTPRIFILLVLAVIVLGLIPLYHPLNWYPADLVTQYPSEISPTYHAEEQKIKIKEPETCDTFSGEWVWNPDAPYYTNMTCFAIHEHQNCMKYGRPDSDYLKWRWKPNGCELPIFNPFQFLDMVRNKSLALVGDSVGRNQMQSLICLLGRVEYPEDISDNPDQAFKKLRYKTYNFTLSTYWSPFLVSTKEADADGPSHTGVFNLYLDEADEKWTNEIEGYDYVILNAGHWFARISVYYENKQRVGCRYCGLPNVTALPLNYAYQRAFRTALKAINDLENFKGVAILRTFAPSHFEGGDWNSGGDCVRTRPFRSNETALEGQSLEQYQIQVEEFKAAEKEGKTKGKRFRLMDTTQAMLMRPDGHPSKYGHWPNANVVLYNDCVHWCLPGPIDSWADFLFHMFKMEGTRSLEEKLQ, encoded by the exons ATGGAGCTTCCCTTTGGGAAATACTCCACTTCAACTCAAAGAACCCCAAGAATATTCATACTTTTAGTTTTAGCAGTTATAGTTCTGGGTCTTATCCCTCTTTACCACCCATTGAATTGGTACCCAGCAGATTTAGTAACCCAATATCCATCTGAAATATCACCCACATACCATGCTGAGGAGCAGAAAATAAAGATTAAAGAGCCAGAAACATGCGATACTTTCAGTGGAGAATGGGTTTGGAATCCGGATGCTCCATATTATACGAATATGACTTGTTTTGCGATCCATGAGCACCAAAATTGTATGAAGTATGGAAGACCGGATTCTGATTACTTGAAGTGGAGGTGGAAGCCTAATGGATGTGAGCtccccattttcaacccttttcagTTTTTAgatatggttagaaacaagtctTTGGCACTTGTTGGTGATTCAGTTGGAAGAAATCAAATGCAGTCCTTGATTTGCCTCTTGGGCCGG gtGGAATATCCTGAGGATATATCTGATAATCCAGATCAAGCTTTCAAAAAGTTAAGATACAAAACTTACAACTTTACATTATCAACATATTGGTCACCATTTTTGGTGTCAACTAAAGAAGCAGATGCAGATGGTCCAAGCCATACTGGAGTCTTCAACCTTTACCTTGATGAAGCAGACGAAAAATGGACCAACGAAATTGAAGGATACGACTATGTCATCTTAAACGCTGGCCACTGGTTTGCCCGGATTAGCGTCTACTACGAGAACAAACAACGAGTTGGCTGCAGGTACTGTGGACTGCCAAATGTCACTGCACTCCCACTTAACTATGCGTACCAAAGGGCATTCCGAACTGCTCTTAAAGCCATCAACGACTTAGAAAATTTTAAGGGTGTGGCGATTCTTAGGACTTTTGCACCTTCTCATTTTGAAGGTGGGGACTGGAATAGTGGAGGGGATTGTGTAAGGACAAGGCCGTTCAGAAGTAATGAGACCGCATTGGAAGGTCAAAGCTTGGAGCAATACCAGATCCAAGTTGAAGAGTTTAAGGCTGCAGAGAAAGAAGGGAAGACGAAGGGGAAGAGATTCAGATTGATGGACACAACACAAGCAATGTTAATGAGACCAGATGGTCATCCAAGTAAATATGGGCATTGGCCAAATGCGAATGTGGTATTGTACAATGACTGTGTTCATTGGTGCTTGCCTGGTCCTATTGATTCTTGGGCTGATTTCTTGTTTCATATGTTCAAGATGGAGGGCACCAGATCCCTAGAGGAAAAGCTTCAATGA